Proteins from a single region of Amycolatopsis sp. CA-230715:
- a CDS encoding TniQ family protein: MTAILRTPVRQLPITVPPVRRETTDSFLRRLAIVNHLEPDDVADAVAVTRRKSVAGVKRTYSAAKIARVTGHSVESLAKALPELARPNQRFPLNHVLRACPRCCRRHRGGTVRIHPEPHQHVCLRHNLWLGSLGPESSGWIQEEGPVDISALPVIRAAQRRHHRLIRHHGQAAATTAVLTAVHAWQRGEDRLGRRQWERIDILRPGTERVSSNDPITHAVCYPDIITIASVLASPFWQNTATDPRTETTAVAEILRRIHEREMPDPYDNTGATIWPVIRDWARGLQRDRRHRDPDRYWDEVLAKLL; this comes from the coding sequence ATGACCGCGATACTGCGCACTCCGGTGCGGCAGCTGCCAATCACCGTTCCGCCGGTGCGCCGCGAGACCACCGACTCGTTTCTCCGGCGGCTGGCCATCGTCAACCACCTCGAGCCCGACGATGTCGCCGACGCCGTCGCGGTCACCCGCCGGAAGTCCGTTGCCGGCGTCAAACGCACCTACTCGGCCGCGAAGATCGCCCGCGTCACCGGACACAGTGTCGAATCACTGGCTAAGGCTCTGCCCGAACTCGCCCGCCCGAACCAGCGGTTTCCCCTGAACCATGTGCTGCGGGCTTGCCCGCGATGCTGCCGCCGCCATCGCGGCGGAACGGTGCGAATCCATCCCGAGCCGCACCAACATGTGTGCCTGCGCCACAACCTGTGGCTCGGCTCCCTCGGCCCGGAGTCCTCCGGCTGGATCCAGGAAGAGGGACCGGTGGACATCAGCGCGCTGCCGGTCATCCGCGCCGCGCAACGCCGTCACCACCGGCTCATCCGCCACCACGGCCAGGCCGCGGCGACCACAGCCGTGCTCACCGCCGTGCATGCCTGGCAACGGGGCGAGGATCGCCTCGGCCGCCGCCAGTGGGAACGCATCGACATCCTGCGCCCCGGCACCGAGCGCGTGTCGTCAAACGACCCCATCACCCACGCCGTCTGTTACCCCGACATCATCACCATCGCCAGCGTCCTGGCCTCCCCGTTCTGGCAGAACACAGCCACCGACCCGCGCACCGAAACCACGGCCGTCGCCGAGATCCTCCGCCGTATCCACGAACGAGAAATGCCCGATCCCTACGACAACACCGGCGCCACCATCTGGCCCGTCATCCGTGACTGGGCCAGAGGACTCCAGCGAGACCGCCGCCACCGCGACCCAGACCGATACTGGGACGAGGTCCTGGCCAAGCTGCTGTAG
- a CDS encoding TniB family NTP-binding protein: MAVTPEVGTRFDPPPDEPLTTKEGWARWANHATQPPDLHPGWREFSSTERAAYDEARLDYHSDLIVVNTPTIRDIITTVRRLLVLNRRQISARRGLIVTGDAGTGKTTAITQLGRAHELGVAFRNPGTGHRIPVTYITVPPAATPRMVAVEFARFLGLPFTARHNLADITNAVCAVLCDVHCDLVLVDEIHNLNLATRAGAEVSDQLKYFSERIPATFVYAGIDVEGANLFTGTRGKQIASRFATIASRSFAYGTTAQRETWRALVATLEQALRLHQHTPGTLARHSAYLYQRTHGMIGSLSHLIRGAAIDAILDGTEKITKAHLEAILLDTTAETTTTTTPKRNRAAQRTGA, encoded by the coding sequence ATGGCCGTGACTCCCGAGGTGGGCACACGGTTCGATCCGCCGCCGGACGAACCGCTGACCACGAAGGAAGGCTGGGCCCGCTGGGCAAACCACGCGACCCAGCCACCCGACCTACACCCGGGCTGGCGCGAGTTCTCCTCGACGGAACGAGCGGCCTACGACGAGGCGCGGCTGGACTATCACAGCGATCTGATCGTGGTGAACACGCCGACGATCCGCGACATCATCACCACGGTGCGGCGGCTGCTGGTGCTCAACCGCCGGCAGATTTCCGCGCGCCGTGGGCTGATCGTCACCGGCGACGCGGGCACCGGGAAGACCACCGCGATCACCCAGCTCGGCCGCGCGCACGAACTCGGTGTCGCGTTCCGCAATCCCGGTACGGGGCACCGGATCCCGGTCACCTACATCACCGTCCCACCCGCGGCGACCCCGCGGATGGTCGCGGTCGAGTTCGCCCGCTTTCTCGGCCTGCCGTTCACCGCCCGGCACAACCTCGCCGACATCACCAACGCCGTCTGCGCCGTGCTCTGCGACGTGCATTGCGATCTGGTGCTCGTCGACGAGATCCACAACCTCAACCTCGCTACCCGCGCCGGTGCCGAGGTGTCCGATCAGCTCAAGTACTTCTCCGAACGCATCCCCGCCACGTTCGTCTACGCTGGGATCGACGTCGAAGGCGCGAACCTGTTTACCGGCACCCGCGGCAAACAGATCGCCTCCCGCTTCGCCACCATCGCCAGCCGCTCCTTCGCCTACGGCACCACAGCACAGCGCGAGACCTGGCGAGCGCTGGTCGCGACCCTGGAGCAGGCGCTTCGGTTGCACCAGCACACCCCCGGCACGCTGGCCCGCCACAGCGCCTATCTCTACCAGCGGACCCACGGCATGATCGGCAGCCTCTCGCACCTGATCCGCGGCGCCGCGATCGACGCGATCCTCGACGGCACCGAGAAGATCACCAAGGCGCACCTCGAGGCGATCCTGCTCGACACCACCGCCGAAACCACAACCACCACCACACCGAAACGGAACCGCGCAGCCCAGCGCACGGGAGCATGA